From the genome of Elusimicrobiota bacterium, one region includes:
- a CDS encoding sensor domain-containing diguanylate cyclase yields MSNSKSNYQAIDYRYILALPSIVLVASILLSILAPQYSSVFLLFNAIPLIYVYYVRGYVLPPVWTLLAVLSCFPIIIIKDETLMSQIYQLLMAILFLSAAWCLVNRLHRVVSKQKHVVLVGLSESQNRCARIDAEIANYEIQEKSYIEKSERYQLLSSAARELGGTLDTIKIRTQLLSYAQKCFPQQNAKYQVSTQINDMVSDWVIARRSPLLISDISRDLRFASIPDYVANSLIAAPVFIDKQIAGVLRIDLIVGKAFDSEDLRMLDILCSIASTALSNALMFNNLHELSVTDTLTGMYTQRFFIERMNEEILRAGRYHTELGLVMIDIDHFKKYNDTYGHDVGDIVLRRVAGNISNCIEETDILGRYGGEEFVVLFPRENTVGIKDIAEHIRDVIEKDKFLLKGKESFVTVSAGTAVFPGEATTGQQLVRVADERLYKAKQTGRNRVVGSL; encoded by the coding sequence ATGAGTAATTCAAAAAGTAATTATCAGGCAATAGATTATAGGTATATACTAGCTCTGCCTTCAATTGTTTTGGTAGCATCAATACTACTGTCAATACTTGCCCCGCAATATTCATCTGTATTTCTTTTATTTAATGCGATACCATTGATTTATGTGTACTACGTCCGGGGATATGTTTTACCGCCTGTGTGGACACTGCTGGCAGTGCTTAGTTGTTTCCCAATCATAATAATAAAAGATGAAACTCTCATGAGCCAAATATATCAATTATTGATGGCGATATTGTTTTTATCTGCAGCATGGTGTTTGGTGAATAGGTTACACAGGGTAGTGAGTAAACAAAAACATGTTGTATTGGTAGGACTCTCTGAATCACAGAATAGGTGTGCAAGGATAGATGCAGAGATTGCTAATTATGAAATTCAGGAGAAAAGTTATATTGAGAAAAGTGAACGGTATCAGCTACTTTCTTCTGCTGCACGGGAACTCGGGGGGACACTTGACACAATAAAAATACGAACACAATTACTCAGTTATGCTCAAAAATGTTTTCCACAACAAAATGCAAAGTATCAGGTATCAACCCAGATAAATGATATGGTTTCTGACTGGGTTATAGCAAGGCGATCGCCGTTGCTTATAAGCGATATATCCCGCGATTTAAGGTTTGCCAGTATTCCTGATTATGTTGCGAACTCCCTGATTGCCGCACCGGTGTTTATTGACAAACAGATTGCCGGGGTGTTAAGAATTGATTTAATAGTAGGTAAAGCGTTTGATTCGGAAGATCTCAGGATGCTTGATATTTTGTGTTCAATTGCGAGTACGGCGTTGAGTAATGCTTTAATGTTTAATAATCTCCATGAACTGTCAGTCACCGATACACTTACAGGGATGTATACCCAGCGCTTTTTTATTGAACGGATGAATGAAGAAATCTTGCGTGCGGGACGGTATCATACAGAACTCGGGTTAGTAATGATAGATATAGATCATTTCAAAAAATATAATGATACCTACGGGCATGATGTTGGCGATATTGTGTTACGCCGGGTAGCGGGTAATATAAGTAATTGTATTGAAGAAACGGATATCCTGGGCCGTTACGGTGGGGAAGAATTTGTGGTACTGTTCCCAAGAGAGAATACCGTCGGGATTAAAGATATTGCTGAACATATTAGGGATGTTATAGAAAAAGACAAGTTCTTACTTAAAGGTAAAGAGTCTTTTGTTACGGTTAGTGCCGGTACTGCGGTATTCCCGGGTGAGGCTACCACCGGGCAGCAGTTAGTGAGGGTTGCGGATGAAAGGTTATACAAAGCTAAACAAACCGGTCGTAACCGCGTGGTGGGTAGCCTATGA
- the tyrS gene encoding tyrosine--tRNA ligase, with translation MEIARQVEVFKKNLVDLISEEELISKLKRGKPLRIKLGVDPTAPDLHLGHTVSLHKLRQLQDIGHQVVFIIGDFTACIGDPSGRSATRPSLTKDQVLVYAKSYTDQVFKILDKSNTEVVFNSSWLDKLGISGMLNLASRYTVARMIERDDFHKRYTTGVPITILEFLYPLMQGYDSVAVRSDLELGGTDQKFNLLVGRELQKEFGQEPQLVATLPLLEGTDGIKKMSKSYGNYIGIDEPAKDMFGKLMSVPDDIMYKYFQIFTDLDINELKTKHPRDNKVLLAKLIVAEYHSSQEAEAVSEEFARTFTKKEFPQDAQTYTCPKDGMGIIELLLETKLASSKNEARRLIQQHAVEIGDRKAENDKEVVNVSVPLELRVGKRRFIKVLPPK, from the coding sequence ATGGAAATTGCAAGGCAAGTAGAGGTTTTTAAAAAAAACCTAGTTGATTTAATATCAGAAGAAGAATTGATTAGTAAACTTAAACGCGGGAAGCCGTTAAGGATAAAACTTGGTGTTGATCCCACAGCGCCGGATCTTCATCTCGGGCATACCGTTAGTTTACACAAATTGCGCCAGTTACAGGATATTGGGCATCAGGTGGTTTTTATTATCGGTGACTTCACTGCGTGTATCGGCGATCCCAGTGGCAGATCGGCTACACGGCCGTCTTTAACTAAAGACCAGGTATTGGTTTATGCTAAAAGTTATACTGATCAGGTTTTTAAAATCCTTGATAAATCAAATACAGAAGTGGTGTTTAACAGTAGCTGGCTTGATAAACTGGGTATCAGCGGTATGCTTAACCTCGCATCACGGTATACTGTTGCGCGGATGATTGAACGCGATGATTTCCATAAGCGGTACACTACCGGCGTGCCAATAACAATCCTAGAGTTTTTATACCCGTTGATGCAGGGTTATGATTCAGTAGCAGTGCGTTCCGACCTTGAACTTGGGGGAACGGACCAGAAATTTAATTTACTTGTAGGGCGTGAACTGCAAAAAGAGTTTGGGCAGGAGCCTCAGCTGGTAGCTACATTGCCGTTGCTTGAGGGTACGGATGGCATAAAAAAAATGTCTAAATCATATGGGAATTATATCGGTATAGATGAACCGGCAAAAGATATGTTTGGGAAATTAATGTCTGTGCCAGATGATATTATGTATAAATACTTCCAGATATTTACGGATCTAGATATTAATGAATTAAAGACAAAGCATCCGCGGGATAATAAAGTGTTGCTCGCAAAACTGATCGTCGCAGAATATCATTCTTCACAAGAAGCAGAAGCTGTATCGGAAGAGTTTGCCAGGACGTTTACAAAAAAGGAATTCCCGCAGGATGCGCAAACGTATACCTGCCCGAAAGACGGGATGGGGATAATTGAATTATTGCTTGAGACCAAACTTGCTTCCTCAAAGAATGAAGCGCGCAGGTTGATACAACAGCATGCCGTGGAAATCGGCGATAGGAAAGCGGAAAATGACAAAGAAGTTGTTAATGTATCAGTACCGCTGGAATTACGTGTTGGTAAACGCAGGTTTATCAAAGTACTGCCTCCGAAATGA
- the xerD gene encoding site-specific tyrosine recombinase XerD encodes MSQIQYLDLFINFVALDKGLAVNTQLAYRRDVKTYLEYLEQKKVDLFKLSHTDITEYLWQRREKRLEPTTLFRNIESIKMFHRFLVTEGYAQVDPTVNIVTPQLAQKLPEVLSIEEVQVLMEQPKVSDRDGYRDRAILEVLYAAGLRISELSGLLVSNVNLELGYVSVIGKGGKERVVPLGKIARTSVVAYIENERGKRAGSDVPELFVSSRCKRISRISLWKIVKKYVHRAGIQKKVTPHSLRHSFATHMLERGADLRSVQEMLGHANIATTQIYTHLDREHLKQMHRKYHPRG; translated from the coding sequence ATGTCGCAAATACAGTATCTTGATCTCTTTATCAATTTTGTGGCGTTAGATAAAGGATTGGCGGTTAATACTCAACTTGCATACCGCCGTGATGTAAAAACTTATCTTGAATACCTTGAACAAAAAAAAGTTGATTTATTCAAACTTTCGCATACAGATATCACGGAATACCTTTGGCAGCGGAGAGAGAAACGGTTGGAACCCACAACCTTGTTTCGCAATATTGAGTCAATCAAAATGTTTCATAGGTTCCTTGTGACGGAAGGATATGCGCAGGTTGACCCTACTGTTAATATTGTAACTCCTCAGCTTGCACAAAAACTACCGGAAGTTCTTTCCATTGAAGAAGTACAGGTGTTGATGGAACAGCCTAAGGTTTCTGACCGTGACGGTTATCGTGACCGCGCAATACTTGAAGTGTTGTATGCTGCCGGGTTAAGGATTTCTGAACTTAGCGGGTTATTGGTTTCAAACGTAAATCTTGAGTTAGGGTATGTTAGTGTTATTGGTAAGGGAGGGAAGGAACGTGTTGTCCCGTTAGGCAAGATTGCGCGTACCTCAGTAGTAGCATATATAGAAAATGAACGCGGTAAACGCGCGGGATCGGATGTTCCTGAACTTTTTGTTAGTTCCAGGTGCAAGAGAATATCCAGAATATCATTATGGAAAATAGTAAAAAAATATGTTCATCGCGCGGGAATACAAAAAAAAGTTACCCCTCACAGTTTAAGGCATTCATTTGCAACGCATATGCTGGAACGCGGGGCGGACCTAAGGTCTGTACAGGAAATGCTTGGCCATGCGAATATTGCTACTACACAAATATATACGCATCTTGACCGTGAACACTTGAAACAAATGCACCGTAAATACCATCCCCGCGGTTAA
- a CDS encoding ABC transporter ATP-binding protein has translation MNEKTHKEQQRGYIYRFIEYLKPYWLRILIGLSFMGVVSIIVMIVPSVVRFVIDKVIHNSSVVIKLFWFEKTVSSGEALNIIFVVLITIFIIRSLSVFTSNYIMSYVSHKLLMDLRMAIFKHLQLLSMKFYDTRQTGKIMARITSDVDTLAGLSRELAIELTTDTMTLITVITILFIMNAKLAVIALCVLPLYVINYMTLRNKIRNRSLSIRENWAEIYGGLQEVIAGAKVVKSFTGEKREELGFFHDLHQTLISNIELAKLSGTLGGVSSFLHGLGVALILWLGGREVIKGDLTAGALVAFYSYLGLLYAPVIKLTNINEMITRANVSLQRIFEILDTQPEVKESENAKRIPDIKGHVVFENVCFNYEHDQRVLKNIQFEVFPGTINALVGRSGAGKTTVTNLICRFYDPSSGRILVDGNDLSNVTLKSLRSQIGIVLQESFLFSGTINDNLKYSNMDATQYEIIEAAKAANAHEFIMNLPRAYESQIGERGVKLSGGQKQRLAIARAILRNPRILILDEATSALDSESEALIQEALERLMLNRTSFVIAHRLSTILKADKILAFENGELMESGKHDELLKNDGVYARLYNQQFKLVKTYMDNDVANTVS, from the coding sequence ATGAACGAAAAAACACATAAAGAACAGCAGCGCGGTTATATTTATAGGTTTATTGAATATTTAAAACCTTACTGGTTGAGAATACTCATAGGATTGTCTTTTATGGGTGTTGTTTCAATAATTGTGATGATTGTACCGTCCGTAGTAAGGTTTGTAATTGATAAAGTTATTCATAACAGCAGTGTTGTCATAAAATTGTTCTGGTTCGAGAAAACAGTATCTAGCGGGGAAGCGCTAAATATAATATTTGTCGTTCTAATAACAATATTTATCATACGTTCACTTTCTGTTTTCACAAGTAATTACATTATGTCATATGTTAGCCATAAATTATTGATGGATCTCCGAATGGCAATATTCAAGCATTTACAGTTGTTGTCGATGAAGTTTTATGATACCCGGCAAACCGGTAAGATTATGGCCAGGATAACGTCGGATGTTGATACACTGGCAGGTCTTAGCCGTGAACTTGCAATTGAGTTAACCACAGACACAATGACGCTTATCACAGTGATAACAATTTTGTTCATTATGAACGCAAAACTTGCAGTGATTGCGTTATGCGTACTTCCGTTATATGTGATTAATTATATGACATTACGCAATAAAATACGTAACCGCAGTTTGAGTATCCGTGAGAATTGGGCTGAGATATACGGGGGGTTGCAGGAAGTTATTGCCGGAGCAAAGGTTGTGAAGTCATTTACCGGTGAAAAACGTGAAGAACTTGGGTTTTTTCATGATTTGCATCAAACACTTATATCTAATATAGAACTCGCTAAATTATCGGGTACACTAGGCGGGGTAAGCAGTTTTCTTCATGGATTGGGCGTAGCTCTTATACTATGGCTTGGCGGGAGAGAAGTTATAAAGGGTGATCTCACCGCAGGGGCGTTAGTTGCGTTTTACTCGTATCTCGGATTATTATATGCTCCGGTAATTAAACTGACTAATATCAACGAAATGATAACCCGCGCTAACGTTTCATTACAGCGTATATTCGAAATTCTGGATACCCAGCCTGAAGTAAAGGAAAGTGAAAATGCGAAAAGGATTCCGGATATAAAAGGCCATGTTGTATTTGAAAACGTGTGTTTCAACTACGAACATGATCAAAGAGTATTAAAAAATATTCAGTTTGAAGTATTCCCGGGAACGATTAATGCGTTGGTAGGACGCAGTGGCGCAGGAAAAACTACAGTAACAAACCTTATATGCCGGTTCTACGATCCTTCTTCAGGGAGGATTTTAGTTGATGGAAATGATCTTAGTAATGTAACTCTAAAATCTTTACGCAGCCAAATCGGGATAGTTCTTCAGGAAAGTTTTTTGTTTTCAGGTACTATTAACGATAACCTTAAATACAGTAATATGGATGCTACTCAGTATGAAATTATAGAAGCTGCAAAAGCAGCGAATGCACATGAGTTTATAATGAATCTGCCCCGCGCTTATGAATCACAGATCGGTGAACGCGGTGTGAAACTTTCTGGCGGGCAGAAACAGAGGCTTGCAATTGCCCGGGCAATACTCAGGAATCCCAGAATATTGATTTTGGATGAAGCAACTTCAGCGCTTGATTCAGAATCCGAAGCTCTTATACAGGAAGCATTGGAACGGTTAATGCTTAACCGCACCAGTTTTGTTATTGCACATAGGTTGTCTACAATACTGAAGGCGGATAAGATATTGGCGTTCGAAAACGGTGAATTAATGGAATCAGGGAAACATGATGAGTTGTTGAAGAATGACGGTGTTTATGCGCGGTTATATAATCAGCAGTTTAAGCTCGTGAAGACGTATATGGATAACGATGTCGCAAATACAGTATCTTGA
- a CDS encoding MBL fold metallo-hydrolase, giving the protein MLITLKVGSLATNCYILSDDSTRKCVIIDPGDESKRIIKKLKELGLVVEYIINTHGHPDHIFGDNDVKEFTSAKILAHKNDATMLELIDIKIDRFLEEDDVVETGKIKLKVIHTPGHTPGGICLLYDDILFTGDTLFCGTVGRTDLPGGSEEQIISSVKNKLMILPGKVKILPGHEDACTIEGEKLHNPYCR; this is encoded by the coding sequence ATGTTGATAACGTTAAAAGTTGGCAGCCTTGCAACTAACTGCTATATATTATCCGATGATAGTACACGCAAATGCGTGATAATTGACCCGGGAGATGAAAGTAAAAGGATTATTAAGAAACTAAAAGAACTCGGCTTGGTGGTTGAGTATATTATCAATACGCACGGTCATCCTGATCATATATTTGGGGATAATGACGTAAAAGAATTTACAAGCGCAAAGATACTGGCGCATAAAAATGATGCTACGATGCTGGAACTCATTGATATTAAAATTGACAGGTTTTTGGAAGAGGATGATGTGGTGGAAACAGGGAAAATTAAGTTAAAGGTAATTCATACACCGGGGCATACACCCGGGGGGATATGTTTGTTATACGATGATATCTTATTTACCGGGGACACTTTGTTCTGCGGAACTGTCGGGCGTACGGACTTACCTGGGGGTAGTGAAGAACAAATTATTAGTTCAGTAAAGAATAAATTGATGATATTACCGGGTAAAGTAAAGATATTGCCCGGCCACGAGGATGCGTGTACTATTGAAGGTGAAAAATTGCATAACCCTTATTGTAGGTAA